The following is a genomic window from Bradysia coprophila strain Holo2 chromosome IV unlocalized genomic scaffold, BU_Bcop_v1 contig_5, whole genome shotgun sequence.
gaattttattggtaTTACGTTGCACAAATACATAATCGTTTATCTCTTCAAAGAAAATGtgacataaaattttcaatttgtaattCGGCTTACGCAACATTTGTGAGTCTGTGGAAAGTTCTTGACATTCCTTTTGCGAGAACACTTGGAggtgaagaaaataattcagCTAACGAATGATTCTTAaagaaataatcgaaaaacatAAGACAACAAATCACAGTAATATGCCAGTCACCAGCCACTGAAAtcgtaaattcaaaattttaaaacgttGCACAGAGCAAATTTTCAATCGTTAAATAGCAACAAAAGGATTACAACGATCTTAATTTGTTTGACGGTTTTTATGCGACTTCTCGTTTTATTTGTCCCAAGGATGTATACTGTCACGCAgttcgccattttattagatacgcgggaacaccttttccatacaaacaaattcaccaaaattgaatttgtatggtgtggtgaattttttgtatgaaatttggtgtgtaacccgcatatgtgcatctgcgtgacctccccaaagtatacagccttgatttTTCCCACACTGTCTCCATGGTTATCAGGGCCGTAACTAGACCATATTTTCAGGGTAAGCTGAGCTCCTAAGATGAATTTCTTTAAGGAAATTAGCATTGACTGAAGTTTTACGTTGTTTCAATGTCTTGACTCTCAAAGGATTTGACTATTCTAGAACAATCCAACCGTCGTGGTGAGAACTATCAACACTAACGAGATGTCAATTACTATTCatagaaatgaaaatagaaatccTGAAGACTCATGAATGCTTTAGAGGTGTGAATCCACGATGATCTGCCTCCAATAACATGGAAAATCTAAATCTCAACAGTACAGTCTGTTCGCCTTAAGAGatcacaattttagatttatcagagttttgaAGTTCGTCGATGTTCTCAGTCACAGTCAATTAAGTGATTCTAATGCTATTTTGGCGCacaatttgaattcgctaaggCGTTTTCACTCCGTGAAAGTTTTTATAAAGTTTGTGAACATATCATGTAATAATTAGCTCATTAGAGTACTTGGCAATGGTCCACATGTTGGATATCTAATTGCATGATCTAGTAGACGTGTGTCTAAACTAGTATGCCTTAGTATAATGCAGTCAATTCGTTTATATCAGTCAAACTATTCGAACGTTGGTTTaataaattccatttattttgtaCTCAGTCGTTTTACTTTCGTCATTGGGAAACTGGAAaaccaacaggttatgggcccagcaCAAGGTGGACTGCGAAATTTCTTTTGgtttattgaaaagaaataaattttgtgtaaaagaATGACAAGAAAATGGCAACGGTTATGGAAAATGTCTACGAATATGAAGTGAAACAAGAGAAATCAAATGACACGGTTGTACATGAAGCCATGATACGCTTGTGGGAATGAGTAAAGCAGTCGAGGAAGTCATGGCAGTTTCAATCGACGAAGTCATGGAAAGGAAATGATGATACGTTTGTATGGGAAGCTGTGACACGGTCGCGAGAACGAGTAAAGCGATCGAGGAAGTTACGGTAATTACAAGCTAGGAAGTCACGGAATGTGGAAATGGAACATGGAAGTTACATCAGAAACAGAACAGGAAGTTGATACGGAAGTTACATCGTGAATTGGATTATTAGTGGTGTTGGGAATGGTGTAAAAGCCGTAGTCCAGCTGATATCCGTTCAAAGACCGATGGAAGGAAGTGATCGCGTGGAATTGGAAGTTTGAGGTACTGAGCAATAGGATTGAACAACATAGTCGTAATTGAGGAATTTGATGTGGAAGTAAGATCGAAATTGAGGAAGTAAATCTATAACTGGTGACTGTTTTGTTGGAATAtgaaatatgtgatttgcATTGTATgcatgtttgtttatatgaagaACAGTGCTTGAAACGAAATGAGCAAATTCCTATGTTTGTGTGTAGACTAAACAAAGTGGTTTTTTTTGCAGTACACAACGTATTCGAGGTTTTTATAAACTTCCAAATAATTAGAAGTTGATTTTAGGGTCTTGGTTTCTCCGAGGGTTTTTCTGATTTCTTTCATTTGCCATTTCAAATAGCATACGAAATCAGAGGTACAGAAGTAACAGTTAGATAAGAAAGTgggatttttttacagtcgCGTAATGAAATGTAAAGATTGCTCAGATCACTATTGGCTCCTGAGAAGAGACTTTTGAACGAACGGAATGCTTAAAAGTGTAACGATTGCCGACGTAGAAGAAAAAAGGTTGAATTTAAGCTGCGTCACagtcgaaaattttgaaaaagatgAAAGATGTCAATTTTATGGCATAAATATAAGTCTAAATAAGCTCAGCTCAGTGTGGAACTGTTGGAACTTATAAAAACAACCAACCGAAATCAATATGAAACTGAAATTCTGACATTGTCGATTTGAAACTGAAACTGTGTCGTTAACATTGAGGACATCGCCAAATGAAGCTctaaatgcgttgttttaaaataataaaaaaatccatttcaacTGTTTTGGGGCAAGGCTAAGTTATCCTTTCGTTTTCAAAccaattatttatatttcacaTGTTCTTCACTCTAAATTTTGACAGCAAATGTATGACCCATCTGTCAAAATTGTCAACTCGAGTGGTATTTCATTTCACCGACCGGTTGTATACTGAAGCTTTAAACTTTTACATTGTTTTAAAGGTCAAAGAAATTTGTGTCAGAGGGACCGAAAACGTTTGAAAATTACATTGTTTAtcttacattaaaaaaatagtgTCTCATCGGGAAGATTAAAGCTATTCATCTAAACGTATaaacgacattttttaaaaacttgcAATTTTGGCAGTTTAAGTTGCTTCATAGTACATACTTGCATAGTAATGACATTGGGATGATGACAAAACGATTTCCGGCAAATGTTGTTTCAGCAGCGACGTGCAagtaaatgttaaaatgaatCGCGCCAACACAATATCTGCAAACGGTGGTCTTGTCATCCTatagatgatgatgattgcaGTGGTACTTTATGTACATAAATAAATGGATCACACAAATCCTCTCACTGGTTCTGTGAACGAGATTCGAACATTGTCCGAACGTCACGTATCGAAAATTGAGGAGATATTCGTTCTCGTCtggaaaaaagtaaaattttcacaattttctttttgaaaacaaaaaacctgATTTTAATGAACTTACTGCGACCCGAGACTGCTCCTACCAGCACTAATCATCTGTTGACCATTCGTCGAGTAATTATCACGATCTCGTCCGAAGTCATTCTCATCAAATCGTCGCACCCGATTCGTGACCGCTTTCTCTCTAACATCCGTCATTTTTGCATCGTCTAGCATGTAATCGACACACTCGTTTTGATTCTTCTCATCACTAATTCGCCTCACTCGATTCGAAATTAGGCCAAGCGTTGCATGGCTTGACGTATAATCGCCGATCGATGATTCTTTGCTGCGTAGTGATTCGCTCTTTGGTTCAATATCTTTAAGTTCACgcaattcaattttggatttggatttttcctttttgtatTCACTGTGATCACTGCCGCGGAACGATTCCGACCGGAATTTTTCGCTTAACTGGTGACGACGTTCCTCTTTGATTTTTTCGATTCGTTCGCGATCGAGCTTAAAGCTTCCCAGAACTTTAATATTCGTTAGCATAGTCGGGTTCTTTTCATCGTCATTCGAGACAGTCGGACCGCCTGCGCCCTCAATGCTAGGCATATCAACGTTTACATTGTGCTGAATCAGTGATATTGGATTTTCGGTGGTTGGCGTAATTTTTATCGGTGCCGACTGCACAGCCACATCGTCTGACACTTTCTTGGCACTCGACGGTTTGAGGGTAGATTTACCTTCCGATTTGCAAATTTCAGTTTCATTGTCATCCAAATCAGGTAAGCGCTTCGGGGGATTCAACGTCTTCGGTCGAATATACTCCAGAGACATTCGCCGGCTTACACAATCGATTTGTGGTATCTGTTGACTACCCTTTGTGACTCCATCCAATTTGCAGATGCTGCCAAATTCGCGTTCGAATGCATTTTCGTCCAAGCTACGAGTAATTTTAACTGTTTTGTGCAATTGCTTGTTATCCATCTTGGATTTGAATAGGCTGGGCGAGTTTTGATTTGTGTCCAGTTTTTTTGCGGAAGGTTTGATCAAATCAAACGGGGCCGAGTCAACCGGACtagtttcaaatttattggCCAATTGCCGTACGATAAAGTTGACTGGTTGCTTGATGGTGACCTGAAACCACAATATTTACAGTTTTAGTACAAACGTATGCAATTAATCGGAACATGAAGTCAAATGTACCTGGCTTGACTCGTTGTCATCCTTACTTTCCTGCGGCTTGGTTATCGGCTTCAtgataacattttcataaatgcTCGTCGGTTTACGGTACTCAACGTTCTCGTACAACGAAAATTCCGAATTCATTTCGAGACTGTCTTGAATATCAACATCATGGTCATCACTCATCAGCACATCgtcattttcaacaaattttcgtttgacgtCAGCACAGGCATACGTTGAACTACTATCCTCCTCAGACTTTGTAGCTCCTAACGCAACGTTGGGAACGACTTGTGGCGCACTATCATTCACTTCATCGTCCATTGAAAACAGTAAAAGGTCAGTCTCAAGTTCCGGTTGCTTTGAATCAGCATTTACACACTCGTTGTCGTTGCCATTGTCcaacaataataaattgacCTCAGACACAGCCCCTTTAAAGAATTTAACTTGCTCGTAGACCGTGTTCTCGTCGAAACTGGTTTCCAGCAATGGTTTCGTTGTTTTGCTCTTTAAATCACTGACCACATTCACCACCTCGTAGTCACCAGATACTGTTTTTGATTTGTTGCTATCGGCGTTaccggaaaaaaatatattttcgtgCGTCGCATTTCTCACTGGGGACCTCAGGTTGTAGGTGATGTTAATCGTAGATCGAATAGGACTAGACGATTTCGCTGGAGCTATTTTCTGAGCTATGTTCAGCCGTGTCGTTCCATCGTAGCTGCTAAACGATCGCTccaaattctcatacaaattTGTGTCACAAGATTTCGGTGAACTTTCCAACGATACAGCACCGGACTGACGGTTCAGATGTTGATATCCGAATTCGCTCGGAGTCATTGATTGGCTAGTGTTTCCAGAGGTATGCGTGTAGTTCGGAGTGTTAGGCGTTGATGGAATGTttataatttgtttgtttaaggACGACAACGACGTGTCATCCACTGACATTTTGGAGCCTTCCAGATCGAGGGATAGTTCTTGTTTCAACGATTCCATATTTTGCATGTCATCGACGGGATTGCTACGGTTCGTGTTTGTGATAATCTGTGAAAGAGACAATTGTCCGTTACAGCACCTTCAATTGTCATTCGAAATGAAATGCTTACTTGACTGGAGCTAGTCTCAGACAATAACGTCGAGAATTCCTTGTTCTCAAAAACGGGAGTATTTAGCGAACTGCTGTTTTCCGAGCTCGTTTCCCCAACTAGCAACGAATATCTCGGCGATTGACTGGGACTAGATGGTGTTGCAATGCTTAGCTTCGATCGCTGCGTATCGTTCTGTTTTGTCAACTCTGCAGAACAGCTGCGAAGTATCAAATTAATTGCCGAGACTGGTGGTTCCTTGTTCGCGGCTATTGAATTAGGATCGCAGTAACTGAAGCGGCCggctttcgacattttcttaTGATGTGCTATCGCATTCATATCTTCATTTACTGGCAGACGGCAAACATACTTCTTGTCATCGGTAAATTTTCGTCCCATTCCCGGATAGCTGAAACGTTCCTCCTTTCGTTCCAACGTTGATTGGTCATTGTGCTTCGTGTCGGGATAACTGTTTCTGTTGAATCCCACCGATACTTCCTTATCGGCATTTCGGGCACTCGATAATGGTGCATTTTGGATGTGAACAAAAGGTGATGTTGGTGGTGTTGGCGTTGAAGCCGATGACGCGTTATGGATTTGAACACTCGTATAAATTGTATTCGCATTGAGAGTTGTATGCTCTGGGGTAGTACAGTCGATGAACTGTATGTCAGACAGTTGATCTTCCAACTTATAACGCTTGCACATACTTTCATCGGTGCTAATCGATTGAGTATTGCTAATCGCTGACCATCGAGCACCATCCGTAGGACTTTGCAAATTAAGGCGAGGCTGTTTCTTTGGACTAGGGTTTACACTATTGTTTACATTGGAATAGTCATCTGGACGTGAGCGCAACGTCCGTCGTGAtgtctaaaaaaattgaattttctttttcttttgtcttTAAGGAAACTATCTACAACACTGACCTCTTTGGCAACTTTAGGACTGCTCACCAAACTTTCACTTTCGGAGAAAATTCTCATCTCCGGCTCTTCCCGATCGAAATTGATGCCGAGCTCCGATAATTCCCTACTGGTGACGCCTCCACGCAACGGTGATTGCAATAAATCAAAGTAAGAGTCATGCGATACACTGCGACTGTGACCGACCGTTCTCAAACTGTCGATAGAATTGGAGCGCACACAAATTTCCATTGGTTTACTTTCGTAGATGTCAATACTTTTGGCCATTTTCTCAGTTTCGCTGCGTAGGGAAATATGCTTGACGTTAACTTCTACCTGACAAGGACTGGATATCTCGATTGTCTTCTTCGCTGTCGTTGGATTGACATCTTGATTGGCGTTTCGAGTATTTCTGGTAAATAGGGACTTCCAAGAATGTGTCTTCCGCTTTTGCCAGCTTCGAGGCACTGGCAAAACAGTGTGATACTTGTCCGGTAAACTGCTCGGACCACCGCCAACTtctgaaatggattttttttttcatttgtttgtgaACTTTTATGAAGCTACGAAGGAAACAGCGAACAATTCGTTGGTCTTTCACAGCCTAATTTGATTTGATCAGActtcgaactttttttttgttaaagctagaagcagtgctacgTCTCCGTAGACTTTGATCTTTTTTAGGTACAGGAGACGTCAGTGAattttagacatgaatttgtttcCGCTGTTAACTACTAATTCGTCTTTATACGTTTTTATCACTACCAAGGACGTGCGTGTTACTCGAGTAGCAATCATTGTGTTTGTATTAGTGGATTAGCTGAAGCAAACTCAAGTCTAAAATTCACTGACGTTCACTGTACAGGGGACGTTTGTGAAACTCAGGCGTAAATTTACTTCTCTCGGCGTAGTAGTCGTTAAACAGCATAAAGTTATATGCAGTTTTGTATgaatgagtggaccagctgacgcaaattcatgtctaaatttcattgacgtCCTTTGTTAATCTCTCACGTTAATCTCTATCGATCAGACCCAATTCCAGAGAAAACTGGTCATTGGGTAATCGGGCTCCCAACGTACCTATGTATGAACTAGAACCACCCGTCATGTTGATGTTGGATTTATTGATATCGATAAATTCTAATCGATTGTGACGAGTTTGTGCCTCTTCCAGACTGATGAGCTTTGGGCCTCCAACACTCAAACTCTTCGGTCGCTCGATGCACGAATGATCAAGATGATCTCGTTGTTCGACTTGGATTGATTCTGTGTCAGTAAGCGATGATTCATATTGCAGTGACTCATATCTTTCGTAGTCGTCATTCGGATCGAAAATTAGTCCACAATTTGTTATCAGGTACTCGGTAACGACAGCCTGAACGCCGACTCCACGAAGTGCTGCCACACCTATCGAATATCAATATATTAATATTGGCCGAGGGCATGAAGTGAACGGTTCAAACTGACCTCCCGATTCCAATGACGGACTGCGCAGCAAATTTGGAGCCCAGACTATCGCCAAATTTCGATCAGTCATACCTGTGCTGACCGATTGTCGGGCTATTGTGTTCAGGTGCTGCGCTAAGTATTTCAATGTCCTAAATGTTTCAAATGACAACGAGTCAGAGACTTTCAAAGGTAAACGAAAAGTTGGATTTTACCTATAGTGCGGTGGAGGTAGTTTTTGAACCGTTTCCTTCATCACTTTCAGTCTTAAGCTTGCATCT
Proteins encoded in this region:
- the LOC119071474 gene encoding GTPase-activating protein CdGAPr, producing the protein MAEKSCSLGGGDIEDHDFVGTSSDTNSIMNVSQILSYSTDAQTKTNVNKTHNIGGGYCRFPKLEECAHFHYERVELGQISVLLVEDKTDLQSSNASQHETSSQTATSWFIIKVTAEKSDPYLIRRSFENLKMLDEMLHRCVYDRKISGLRELDEVEITPDLQIENIVSTYLTRFSNIASDSLTCGPVLTWFQLDNKGRRLPLADMDTMKSINTPAVGAAYGIRKYTAQACDEISIDVGDMISVIDMPSPAESTWWRGKKSHLQKSHYEVGFFPQTCVATIGDKVPRHLVLPAPLVGSLAVSPTKPVLRKHGKLIAFFRSFILSRPSRRRLKQSGIYKERVFSCDLSEHLLNSGQDIPMVLKCCSEFIEEHGIVDGIYRLSGITSNIQKLRRSFDEERVPDLTHPEIRQDIHAMSSLLKMYFRELPNPLCTYQLYDNFVDAIQTKGDASLRLKVMKETVQKLPPPHYRTLKYLAQHLNTIARQSVSTGMTDRNLAIVWAPNLLRSPSLESGGVAALRGVGVQAVVTEYLITNCGLIFDPNDDYERYESLQYESSLTDTESIQVEQRDHLDHSCIERPKSLSVGGPKLISLEEAQTRHNRLEFIDINKSNINMTGGSSSYIEVGGGPSSLPDKYHTVLPVPRSWQKRKTHSWKSLFTRNTRNANQDVNPTTAKKTIEISSPCQVEVNVKHISLRSETEKMAKSIDIYESKPMEICVRSNSIDSLRTVGHSRSVSHDSYFDLLQSPLRGGVTSRELSELGINFDREEPEMRIFSESESLVSSPKVAKETSRRTLRSRPDDYSNVNNSVNPSPKKQPRLNLQSPTDGARWSAISNTQSISTDESMCKRYKLEDQLSDIQFIDCTTPEHTTLNANTIYTSVQIHNASSASTPTPPTSPFVHIQNAPLSSARNADKEVSVGFNRNSYPDTKHNDQSTLERKEERFSYPGMGRKFTDDKKYVCRLPVNEDMNAIAHHKKMSKAGRFSYCDPNSIAANKEPPVSAINLILRSCSAELTKQNDTQRSKLSIATPSSPSQSPRYSLLVGETSSENSSSLNTPVFENKEFSTLLSETSSSQIITNTNRSNPVDDMQNMESLKQELSLDLEGSKMSVDDTSLSSLNKQIINIPSTPNTPNYTHTSGNTSQSMTPSEFGYQHLNRQSGAVSLESSPKSCDTNLYENLERSFSSYDGTTRLNIAQKIAPAKSSSPIRSTINITYNLRSPVRNATHENIFFSGNADSNKSKTVSGDYEVVNVVSDLKSKTTKPLLETSFDENTVYEQVKFFKGAVSEVNLLLLDNGNDNECVNADSKQPELETDLLLFSMDDEVNDSAPQVVPNVALGATKSEEDSSSTYACADVKRKFVENDDVLMSDDHDVDIQDSLEMNSEFSLYENVEYRKPTSIYENVIMKPITKPQESKDDNESSQVTIKQPVNFIVRQLANKFETSPVDSAPFDLIKPSAKKLDTNQNSPSLFKSKMDNKQLHKTVKITRSLDENAFEREFGSICKLDGVTKGSQQIPQIDCVSRRMSLEYIRPKTLNPPKRLPDLDDNETEICKSEGKSTLKPSSAKKVSDDVAVQSAPIKITPTTENPISLIQHNVNVDMPSIEGAGGPTVSNDDEKNPTMLTNIKVLGSFKLDRERIEKIKEERRHQLSEKFRSESFRGSDHSEYKKEKSKSKIELRELKDIEPKSESLRSKESSIGDYTSSHATLGLISNRVRRISDEKNQNECVDYMLDDAKMTDVREKAVTNRVRRFDENDFGRDRDNYSTNGQQMISAGRSSLGSQRERISPQFSIRDVRTMFESRSQNQ